The stretch of DNA TCACCTTATATGAAAAGATTCATCAGCTTAAGAAAGCCGAAACCTTTTATAGTTGGAGTAAAACTATTTTAGCCAACCGTTGCAAATCTATGCTGAAAAAGAAGAGAAAAGTGGTCCTAGTGGATGAATGGCATCATGAAGCGGCCGAACATCATTTAAACCTATCTTTAGAGAAAAACAGCCAGCAAATAATCGAGGATCGTCTAGCCATTCAGAATATGTTACGTCATTTAAACCTGCATCAGGAAGAAGCTATCCGATTACGGTATTTTCATGATCTCGATTATCAATCCATCGCTGACTTGACAAAGGTCTCCTTAGGAACGGTGAAATCAAGGATATCTCAAGGGCTGAAAAAATTGAACAAGTTATATGGGGGTGGGAACCATGCCGGAGATTGAGGATCGGTTGAAGCAAGAAAAGGAACATATGACGCAAGAAGACGTACCACATGAATTAGAAAGTCGATTGCGTTCAGCTTTAATGGATCACAAGCCGAAGCGGAAACCACCAAAGTCGTGGACAATTGTAGCCGTCCTGTTAGCTCTTATATTAGTCACCTATAATTATAGTGGCCTGGCTTATTACGGGAAAAAAATCCTCGGCTTTGATAATGTCCTTAATGGCACGCTCCAGACGTTGAACAATCAAGGAATGGGACAAACCATCAACAAAAGCTATACGTTTCAAAACGGCGTTCAATTAACGCTCAACGGCATCATGACGGATGATAATCAAACCGTTCTTTTCTACACATTACGAGATCCAAAAGGTCGCATTGGTGAGAGCCAATTCAGCTTTTCACCCTCTAAACTAACCGGTTTTTTTGAAAATGCTCACGTTGAATCGGGTTACGGAAAAGTGAATGATGCCCACACCCAACTTAAGGGAACTTATCAATTTGCACCCGTCAACGGTTTCGTGCACGAATTGGCGTTACAATTTTCATTAAATAATGAGACAGGTAAAATCGAATTTAACTATGATCCGAACCGGGCTTTGGGAGCGACCATTGAACAAAAAATAGACCAAACCATCAAGATCGATAAAGACACAGTTAAATTGGCATCCATCACAGCGTCACCGACAATGACAGTAATTAAAGGGGCAACCAATGCTGAAAATATTGATCGTGCACAGCGACCCTTCAGCGGTTTTAAAGTGATGGCTAACGGTCAAGTCATTGATAGCAAAGGCGTAGGCACTCATTCGAAGCTAAACGGAACGGCCTTCACACTAAAATTCGATGCCTTGCCGAGAAACGTACAGAC from Tuberibacillus sp. Marseille-P3662 encodes:
- a CDS encoding sigma-70 family RNA polymerase sigma factor → MTQLVRKAKTGDKEALLTLIMEQEQDYYKLAFTYMGNRQDALDALEDMIVTLYEKIHQLKKAETFYSWSKTILANRCKSMLKKKRKVVLVDEWHHEAAEHHLNLSLEKNSQQIIEDRLAIQNMLRHLNLHQEEAIRLRYFHDLDYQSIADLTKVSLGTVKSRISQGLKKLNKLYGGGNHAGD
- a CDS encoding DUF4179 domain-containing protein, producing MPEIEDRLKQEKEHMTQEDVPHELESRLRSALMDHKPKRKPPKSWTIVAVLLALILVTYNYSGLAYYGKKILGFDNVLNGTLQTLNNQGMGQTINKSYTFQNGVQLTLNGIMTDDNQTVLFYTLRDPKGRIGESQFSFSPSKLTGFFENAHVESGYGKVNDAHTQLKGTYQFAPVNGFVHELALQFSLNNETGKIEFNYDPNRALGATIEQKIDQTIKIDKDTVKLASITASPTMTVIKGATNAENIDRAQRPFSGFKVMANGQVIDSKGVGTHSKLNGTAFTLKFDALPRNVQTLQLKLDTFMGYDRLNKTIPFNSIKGGDQWHLASQSITVKGIKRNEQQTQLTISNAASVSLDNVFVGNEEHKDSLTATENQTLKKTDQDILKERTLIFKTDTTPEKLFIGGIHYMKNYHKTIDIPVKKSE